One region of Streptomyces subrutilus genomic DNA includes:
- a CDS encoding MarR family winged helix-turn-helix transcriptional regulator, producing the protein MTAQAAGEPRTEPACPAPGALLDGPVSHAISRVARLHRIAAGRALRDLGLHPGQEFLMMHLWDSGAVRQSELIKAVGLDPSTVTKMLQRLEQAGHVRRRPDPADRRASLVEATETSCGLLVEVRRAWRELERQTLAGLDAAEGAELTRLLGKVETTLCTELARGGDGDCGSGSGSGSGSGSGSGY; encoded by the coding sequence ATGACCGCGCAAGCAGCCGGGGAACCGCGCACCGAACCCGCCTGCCCGGCGCCCGGGGCCCTGCTGGACGGGCCGGTCAGTCACGCCATCAGCCGCGTGGCCCGGCTCCACCGGATCGCCGCGGGCCGCGCCCTGCGGGATCTGGGACTGCACCCGGGGCAGGAGTTCCTGATGATGCACCTGTGGGACAGCGGGGCGGTGCGCCAGTCCGAGCTGATCAAAGCGGTGGGCCTCGACCCGTCGACCGTGACGAAGATGCTCCAGCGCCTGGAGCAGGCGGGACACGTCCGGCGCCGCCCCGACCCGGCCGACCGCCGCGCCTCGCTGGTGGAGGCCACGGAGACCAGCTGCGGGCTGCTCGTCGAGGTGCGCCGGGCCTGGCGCGAGCTGGAGCGCCAGACGCTGGCCGGCCTCGACGCGGCCGAGGGCGCGGAACTGACCCGCCTCCTGGGCAAGGTGGAGACCACGCTGTGCACCGAGCTCGCCCGCGGCGGCGACGGGGACTGCGGCTCCGGCTCCGGCTCCGGCTCCGGCTCCGGCTCCGGCTCCGGCTACTGA